One Triplophysa dalaica isolate WHDGS20190420 chromosome 11, ASM1584641v1, whole genome shotgun sequence genomic window carries:
- the ccdc28b gene encoding coiled-coil domain-containing protein 28B isoform X1, whose amino-acid sequence MEDKRKKRSPKVSLPQPPPPPINPRKLCVLPASKSATFSLSLPQPPSPKPRGKYKRSVGAMGPSKEALAVPAPPPQNTRPHREKPRAPQPAGPSRLSQSSSPLQHSFLTDVSDVREMEGGLLNLLNDFHSGKLQAFGKVCSFEELEHVREMQERLARLHFSLDSHVEELSEDQRKTASDRNLEHLLSNESHINMLKERVEHNNTLYLNTGLWLGLA is encoded by the exons ATGGAGGACAAGAGGAAGAAAAGAAGCCCCAAAGTGTCCCTTCCCCAGCCCCCACCTCCACCAATAAACCCACGGAAACTGTGCGTTCTCCCGGCGAGTAAGAGCGCCACATTCTCGCTTAGTCTACCACAGCCACCCTCCCCCAAACCCAGGGGCAAGTACAAGAGATCGGTGGGGGCAATGGGTCCATCTAAAGAAGCTCTTGCTGTTCCCGCGCCTCCCCCCCAAAACACAAG ACCGCACAGAGAGAAGCCCCGAGCTCCTCAGCCTGCTGGTCCCAGTCGTTTGTCCCAGTCGTCTTCACCGCTCCAGCATTCATTCCTCACTGATGTCTCAGATGTTAGAGAAATGGAAGGAGGGCTCCTTAACCTCCTTAATGACTTTCACTCCGGAAAACTTCAAGCTTTTG GTAAGGTGTGCTCCTTCGAGGAGTTAGAGCATGTGAGGGAGATGCAAGAACGTCTGGCCCGACTTCACTTCAGTCTGGACAGCCATGTGGAGGAGCTCTCAGAGGATCAAAGAAAGACGGCTTCAGACCGCAATCTAGAACATCTGCTTTCAAAC GAATCCCACATTAACATGCTGAAAGAGCGGGTTGAGCACAATAATACCCTGTATCTGAATACAGGCCTGTGGCTGGGTCTTGCATGA
- the zgc:172120 gene encoding butyrophilin subfamily 1 member A1, producing the protein MLWLFPFIVADLVATFEVMVPDKQLKAIHGRPAILGCMFTPDPDTSHLVVTWQRQEDVRVVHSFYYQKDQLDRQSLQYRGRTFLYNSELAQGNASLQITEVNPKDTGRYMCIVTNLQGSSRALVELTYGALYSEPRLSIHINSSAFIVKFETEGFPKPEVNWLSKQGENLTHQLEVIDLTEDGFYFIKSSYVAQRQMVNVTFTLKNHLLNQNLERPVILVCDEVTATNQAPVAVIILAMLCIVLFICIIILTLRRRKMQRSLTATNYGGM; encoded by the exons ATGCTTTGGCTCTTTCCTTTCATCGTGGCTGATCTAGTGG CCACTTTCGAGGTGATGGTCCCTGATAAACAACTGAAGGCCATTCACGGTCGTCCAGCTATACTTGGCTGTATGTTCACACCAGATCCCGACACCTCACACTTGGTGGTTACCTGGCAAAGGCAGGAAGATGTACGGGTCGTCCACAGTTTCTATTATCAAAAGGACCAGTTGGATCGTCAGAGCCTGCAATACCGCGGAAGGACCTTCCTGTATAATTCAGAGCTTGCTCAAGGAAATGCTTCTTTACAAATAACTGAAGTCAACCCAAAGGATACAGGCCGGTACATGTGCATAGTGACCAATTTACAGGGAAGCTCAAGAGCCCTGGTAGAGTTGACTTATGGAG CTCTATATTCTGAGCCCAGGTTAAGCATCCATATCAACTCCTCAGCATTCATAGTGAAGTTTGAGACGGAAGGATTCCCCAAGCCTGAGGTGAACTGGCTTAGTAAACAGGGTGAAAATCTCACTCATCAACTGGAGGTCATTGATCTGACAGAAGATGGATTCTATTTCATAAAGAGCAGCTATGTAGCCCAGAGGCAAATGgttaatgttacatttacacTGAAGAACCACCTCCTCAACCAGAACCTTGAGAGGCCTGTGATCCTCGTTTGTG atgaGGTCACTGCCACAAATCAAGCACCTGTTGCAGTTATCATACTTGCTATGTtgtgtattgtgttgtttatctGCATCATTATATTAACATTACGGAGACGGAAAATGCAGAGATCTTTAACTGCAACGAATTATGGAGGGATGTAG
- the dcdc2b gene encoding doublecortin domain-containing protein 2B isoform X1: MASTSVTSHLPPVKSVVVYRNGDPFYSGRRFVVNQKQISTMDALLNDITLNIGAPLAVRTLYTPRCGHRISGLTDIQQGAQYVAAGFERFKKLDYLNAGVKKSPTCRAAEQTKTFRLNVSAKWRKVIILPCIIHVFRNGDILSPAMRLIISRHLQKNLEQILRLISEKAMLRTGAVRRLCTVEGITVTSTEELESGQCYVAVGTEKFKKLPYVEILLNKAMGSSADRYYAGDRGQKRNMEGRKMFPQDSHSDSTLLESPERESRRVRSTGDEAERKSPPHPVKRKGRKGDKDENSVFYARPVRVRRHPPTSRNPPRAPTDEPSVFKASDNSMREEVRGAEEVPEDENTAVELPVDQRAPETVKDEELYERDPFQTADINHMHSPEGHPSSPHLNVNGEKELSVSERETQLGYTSRKHERSTRRDSRSSRSSRSSSLSDQQNEKTQQELAGRFHEEQLDGYAQHPLQTEDDATE, translated from the exons ATGGCCTCAACAAGTGTGACTAGCCACCTGCCTCCAGTCAAGAGTGTGGTTGTTTACAGGAATGGAGATCCTTTCTATTCAG GAAGAAGATTTGTTGTAAATCAAAAGCAAATTTCCACCATGGATGCGTTGCTTAATGACATCACTCTCAATATTGGAGCACCTTTGGCTGTTAGAACGCTCTACACGCCACGCTGCGGTCACAGGATCTCTGGTCTCACTGACATTCAACAGGGTGCACAGTATGTGGCAGCAGGGTTTGAGCGATTTAAGAAACTGGA TTATCTGAATGCAGGAGTGAAGAAATCTCCAACGTGCAGAGCTGCAGAACAG ACTAAAACATTTAGGCTTAATGTTTCTGCAAAATGGAGGAAGGTCATCATTCTTCCCTGCATCATACA TGTTTTTAGGAACGGAGATATCCTCAGTCCTGCCATGCGTCTCATCATTTCCCGCCACTTGCAAAAGAATCTAGAGCAAATACTGAGGCTTATTTCTGAAAAAGCAATGCTTCGCACAGGAGCTGTGCGCAG ACTTTGTACTGTGGAGGGAATCACAGTGACCTCCACAGAAGAGCTGGAGAGTGGGCAGTGCTACGTTGCCGTGGGAACAGAGAAGTTCAAGAAACTTCCCTATGTGGAGATTCTACTGAACAAAGCAATGGGCAGCAGTGCAGATag ATATTATGCAGGAGACAGAGGGCAAAAGAGAAACATGGAG GGTAGGAAGATGTTTCCTCAGGACAGCCACAGTGACTCCACCCTCTTGGAGTCACCTGag AGAGAGAGTAGGCGTGTCAGGTCCACAGGAGATGAGGCAGAAAGAAAAAGCCCCCCTCACCCTGTTAAAAGGAAAGGACGGAAAGGGGATAAAGACGAGAACTCTGTTTTCTACGCCAGACCTGTGAGAGTCCGCAGACACCCTCCAACATCAAGAAACCCACCAAGAGCTCCAACAG ATGAGCCCAGTGTGTTTAAAGCCTCTGATAACAGTATGAGGGAGGAGGTTCGAGGTGCTGAGGAGGTTCCAGAAGATGAAAACACAGCTGTAGAGTTGCCGGTTGACCAG AGAGCACCAGAAACTGTGAAGGATGAGGAGCTTTATGAAAGAGATCCATTTCAAACAGCCGATATAAATCAT ATGCATTCTCCTGAAGGACATCCATCATCACCTCATCTCAATGTGAACGGAGAGAAAGAGCTCAGTGTGTCTGAAAGAGAGACCCAGCTAGGATATACATCCAGAAAACATGAAAGG tcAACTAGACGAGATTCAAGATCTTCAAGATCATCAAGATCATCATCACTCTCTGaccaacaaaatgaaaaaacacagcAAGAACTT GCTGGTAGATTCCATGAGGAACAGCTGGACGGGTATGCTCAACACCCTCTGCAGACCGAAGATGATGCAACGGAGTGA
- the dcdc2b gene encoding doublecortin domain-containing protein 2B isoform X2 — MASTSVTSHLPPVKSVVVYRNGDPFYSGRRFVVNQKQISTMDALLNDITLNIGAPLAVRTLYTPRCGHRISGLTDIQQGAQYVAAGFERFKKLDYLNAGVKKSPTCRAAEQTKTFRLNVSAKWRKVIILPCIIHVFRNGDILSPAMRLIISRHLQKNLEQILRLISEKAMLRTGAVRRLCTVEGITVTSTEELESGQCYVAVGTEKFKKLPYVEILLNKAMGSSADRYYAGDRGQKRNMEGRKMFPQDSHSDSTLLESPERESRRVRSTGDEAERKSPPHPVKRKGRKGDKDENSVFYARPVRVRRHPPTSRNPPRAPTDEPSVFKASDNSMREEVRGAEEVPEDENTAVELPVDQRAPETVKDEELYERDPFQTADINHMHSPEGHPSSPHLNVNGEKELSVSERETQLGYTSRKHERAGRFHEEQLDGYAQHPLQTEDDATE; from the exons ATGGCCTCAACAAGTGTGACTAGCCACCTGCCTCCAGTCAAGAGTGTGGTTGTTTACAGGAATGGAGATCCTTTCTATTCAG GAAGAAGATTTGTTGTAAATCAAAAGCAAATTTCCACCATGGATGCGTTGCTTAATGACATCACTCTCAATATTGGAGCACCTTTGGCTGTTAGAACGCTCTACACGCCACGCTGCGGTCACAGGATCTCTGGTCTCACTGACATTCAACAGGGTGCACAGTATGTGGCAGCAGGGTTTGAGCGATTTAAGAAACTGGA TTATCTGAATGCAGGAGTGAAGAAATCTCCAACGTGCAGAGCTGCAGAACAG ACTAAAACATTTAGGCTTAATGTTTCTGCAAAATGGAGGAAGGTCATCATTCTTCCCTGCATCATACA TGTTTTTAGGAACGGAGATATCCTCAGTCCTGCCATGCGTCTCATCATTTCCCGCCACTTGCAAAAGAATCTAGAGCAAATACTGAGGCTTATTTCTGAAAAAGCAATGCTTCGCACAGGAGCTGTGCGCAG ACTTTGTACTGTGGAGGGAATCACAGTGACCTCCACAGAAGAGCTGGAGAGTGGGCAGTGCTACGTTGCCGTGGGAACAGAGAAGTTCAAGAAACTTCCCTATGTGGAGATTCTACTGAACAAAGCAATGGGCAGCAGTGCAGATag ATATTATGCAGGAGACAGAGGGCAAAAGAGAAACATGGAG GGTAGGAAGATGTTTCCTCAGGACAGCCACAGTGACTCCACCCTCTTGGAGTCACCTGag AGAGAGAGTAGGCGTGTCAGGTCCACAGGAGATGAGGCAGAAAGAAAAAGCCCCCCTCACCCTGTTAAAAGGAAAGGACGGAAAGGGGATAAAGACGAGAACTCTGTTTTCTACGCCAGACCTGTGAGAGTCCGCAGACACCCTCCAACATCAAGAAACCCACCAAGAGCTCCAACAG ATGAGCCCAGTGTGTTTAAAGCCTCTGATAACAGTATGAGGGAGGAGGTTCGAGGTGCTGAGGAGGTTCCAGAAGATGAAAACACAGCTGTAGAGTTGCCGGTTGACCAG AGAGCACCAGAAACTGTGAAGGATGAGGAGCTTTATGAAAGAGATCCATTTCAAACAGCCGATATAAATCAT ATGCATTCTCCTGAAGGACATCCATCATCACCTCATCTCAATGTGAACGGAGAGAAAGAGCTCAGTGTGTCTGAAAGAGAGACCCAGCTAGGATATACATCCAGAAAACATGAAAGG GCTGGTAGATTCCATGAGGAACAGCTGGACGGGTATGCTCAACACCCTCTGCAGACCGAAGATGATGCAACGGAGTGA
- the ccdc28b gene encoding coiled-coil domain-containing protein 28B isoform X2 produces MEDKRKKRSPKVSLPQPPPPPINPRKLCVLPASKSATFSLSLPQPPSPKPRGKYKRSVGAMGPSKEALAVPAPPPQNTRPHREKPRAPQPAGPSRLSQSSSPLQHSFLTDVSDVREMEGGLLNLLNDFHSGKLQAFGKVCSFEELEHVREMQERLARLHFSLDSHVEELSEDQRKTASDRNLEHLLSNLEELSSSIQKLHLAENQDLPKTSST; encoded by the exons ATGGAGGACAAGAGGAAGAAAAGAAGCCCCAAAGTGTCCCTTCCCCAGCCCCCACCTCCACCAATAAACCCACGGAAACTGTGCGTTCTCCCGGCGAGTAAGAGCGCCACATTCTCGCTTAGTCTACCACAGCCACCCTCCCCCAAACCCAGGGGCAAGTACAAGAGATCGGTGGGGGCAATGGGTCCATCTAAAGAAGCTCTTGCTGTTCCCGCGCCTCCCCCCCAAAACACAAG ACCGCACAGAGAGAAGCCCCGAGCTCCTCAGCCTGCTGGTCCCAGTCGTTTGTCCCAGTCGTCTTCACCGCTCCAGCATTCATTCCTCACTGATGTCTCAGATGTTAGAGAAATGGAAGGAGGGCTCCTTAACCTCCTTAATGACTTTCACTCCGGAAAACTTCAAGCTTTTG GTAAGGTGTGCTCCTTCGAGGAGTTAGAGCATGTGAGGGAGATGCAAGAACGTCTGGCCCGACTTCACTTCAGTCTGGACAGCCATGTGGAGGAGCTCTCAGAGGATCAAAGAAAGACGGCTTCAGACCGCAATCTAGAACATCTGCTTTCAAAC CTGGAAGAATTGAGCAGCTCAAT ACAGAAACTTCACCTGGCAGAAAATCAAGATTTGCCCAAGACATCCAGCACCTGA
- the tmem234 gene encoding transmembrane protein 234 has protein sequence MVSIGEVLCLLLVAILWGGTNPFLKKGTEGIEQVQRGNKLLQFLAEVKFLCLNFKYLVPFILNQSGSLVFYFTLASTDLSLAVPMVNSLTFLFTLLMGKWLGEEFGGKRAVLGMLLTMTGVTVCVLSSVSQTDIKELRNTSDH, from the exons atggtatcaATAG GTGAAGTGCTCTGTCTTTTGTTGGTCGCGATATTGTGGGGAGGCACGAACCCGTTTCTGAAAAAGGGAACGGAGGGCATTGAACAAGTTCAGAGAGGAAACAAGCTCCTCCAATTTTTGGCAGAGGTCAAATTCTTGTGTTTGAATTTCAAG TATCTTGTGCCTTTCATATTGAACCAAAGTGGATCGTTAGTGTTCTACTTCACTCTTGCTTCTACCG ATCTTTCTCTAGCTGTGCCCATGGTGAACTCACTCACCTTTCTGTTCACACTGCTAATGGGCAAATGGCTGGGAGAAGAGTTTGGAGGTAAAA GAGCTGTGCTGGGGATGTTACTCACCATGACTGGAGTGACTGTGTGTGTCCTGAGTTCTGTCTCTCAGACAGACATAAAGGAGCTGCGCAACACAAGTGACCACTAG